A genomic region of Rhinatrema bivittatum unplaced genomic scaffold, aRhiBiv1.1, whole genome shotgun sequence contains the following coding sequences:
- the LOC115082058 gene encoding LOW QUALITY PROTEIN: exocyst complex component 1-like (The sequence of the model RefSeq protein was modified relative to this genomic sequence to represent the inferred CDS: inserted 1 base in 1 codon), with protein sequence MVVYWLNEIFNCLEPELRAFINICNKVSQFSCLQVLVTMNNYMLKVQNYSVPSSSSSSFFDCVISNILLLAKNNFSKCIVSLSKDIEEAKVPVNSLSMLKINANMVMMENFHHIYCFLSEMKIHCLEGKRKEAKQRYSEHLDKYVIKHLGQPLQKLNCFLDGVKACIAQGVKEEDVSFQLAYSKKELRKVIEKYPGKEVKKALEXLYSKILKHLSLEENLLPVVWHAMEQELLRQYKQFEDMISRCYPGSGITLDFSVEDLLNYFTTITQLYQ encoded by the exons ATGGTGGTCTATTGGCTGAATGAGATTTTCAACTGCCTAGAACCAGAGTTGAGAGCCTTTATAAATATCTGCAATAAAGTGAGCCAGTTCAGTTGCCTGCAAGTCCTGGTAACGATGAATAACTACATGCTGAAAGTCCAGAATTACTCTgtaccatcatcatcatcatcttccttctTTGACTGTGTCATTAGTAACATCTTGCTCCTGGCTAAGAACAATTTCAGCAAATGCATT GTTTCCTTGTCCAAAGATATTGAGGAAGCCAAAGTGCCTG TTAACAGCCTCTCCATGCTAAAGATCAATGCCAACATGGTTATGATGGAGAACTTCCACCACATCTACTGCTTCTTGTCTGAGATGAAGATTCACTGTCTGGAGGGTAAGAGGAAGGAGGCTAAGCAGAGATATAGTGAGCATCTGGACAAATACGTTATCAAGCACCTAGGACAGCCGCTACAGAAGCTGAAT TGTTTCTTGGATGGAGTGAAAGCATGCATTGCTCAGGGAGTGAAAGAGGAAGATGTAAGCTTCCAGCTGGCATACAGTAAGAAAGAGCTCAGGAAGGTGATTGAGAAGTATCCTGGCAAGGAGGTGAAAAAAGCTTTGG TGTTGTACAGCAAGATCCTAAAGCACCTTTCGCTGGAAGAGAACCTGCTACCG GTGGTGTGGCATGCTATGGAGCAAGAGTTACTCCGCCAGTACAAACAGTTTGAGGACATGATCAGTCGCTGCTACCCAGGGTCAGGAATTACCCTGGACTTCTCAGTAGAAGACCTGCTGAATTACTTTACCACTATCACGCAGTTGTACCAGTAG